One region of Athene noctua chromosome 18, bAthNoc1.hap1.1, whole genome shotgun sequence genomic DNA includes:
- the TOB1 gene encoding protein Tob1 yields MQLEIQVALNFIISYLYNKLPRRRVNIFGEELERLLKKKYEGHWYPEKPYKGSGFRCIHIGEKVDPVIEQASKESGLDIDDVRGNLPQDLSVWIDPFEVSYQIGEKGPVKVLYVDDNENGCELDKEIKNSFNPEAQVFMPISDPASSVSSSPSPPFGHSAAVSPTFMPRSTQPLTFTTATFAATKFGSTKMKNSGRSNKVARTSPTNLGLNVNDLLKQKALSSSMHSLYGLGLGSQQQQQQQQQKTSALSPNAKEFIFPNMQGQGSTSSIFPGDSPLNLSPLQYSNAFDMFAAYGGLNEKSFVDGLNFSLNNMQYSNQQFQPVMAN; encoded by the coding sequence ATGCAGCTTGAAATCCAAGTAGCACTCAATTTTATTATTTCCTATTTGTACAATAAGCTTCCCAGACGACGTGTCAACATTTTTGGTGAAGAGCTTGAAAGACTTCTTAAGAAGAAGTATGAAGGGCACTGGTATCCAGAAAAGCCATACAAAGGATCAGGGTTTAGATGTATACATATAGGGGAGAAAGTGGACCCAGTCATAGAACAAGCATCCAAAGAGAGTGGTTTGGACATTGATGATGTTCGTGGCAACTTGCCTCAGGATCTTAGTGTTTGGATTGACCCATTTGAGGTTTCATACCAAATCGGTGAAAAGGGACCAGTGAAAGTGCTTTATGTGGATGATAATGAAAATGGATGTGAGTTGGATAAGGAGATCAAGAACAGCTTTAACCCAGAGGCCCAGGTGTTCATGCCAATTAGTGACCCAGCATCTTCAGTGTCTAgttctccttctcctccctttggTCACTCTGCTGCTGTGAGCCCAACTTTCATGCCCCGCTCCACTCAGCCTTTAACCTTCACCACTGCCACATTTGCTGCCACCAAGTTTGGCTCGACCAAAATGAAGAATAGCGGCCGTAGCAACAAAGTCGCCCGCACTTCTCCCACCAACCTTGGCTTGAATGTCAATGACCTGTTGAAGCAGAAAGCCCTCTCCTCCTCCATGCACTCTCTCTACGGGCTTGGCTTAGgcagtcagcagcagcagcaacagcaacagcagaagacTTCTGCCCTTTCTCCTAACGCAAAGGAGTTCATTTTCCCCAACATGCAGGGTCAAGGTAGTACCAGTAGCATCTTTCCTGGTGACAGCCCCCTTAACCTCAGTCCTCTCCAGTACAGTAATGCCTTTGATATGTTTGCAGCCTATGGAGGTCTAAATGAAAAGTCTTTTGTGGATGGCTTGAATTTTAGTTTAAACAACATGCAGTATTCTAACCAGCAATTCCAGCCAGTTATGGCTAACTAA